The Candidatus Eisenbacteria bacterium nucleotide sequence AGCAAGCGGGGGAATCGATACCGTTTCATGCTTCGCACCTCCCGAATCGAGAAGAAGGATCTTTCGGTCCCCAACGGCGCCGACCGTAGCAAGGTCCCGGAACCTGTGTCAAGCCGCGCTCCCAATCGTCCCGGCGGGCGCGGCGCCGGCCCTTTCGCTCAACGCTGGAACCCCTCCCGCGGAGAGTCGGTTCCGGGGGGCGCGGGCGGTTTGCGGGCGGCCGGAGTTGACGAAGAGCGCGCGGGATGGTATACGGTTCGACGGAAAGGGAGGTCCTCTTGTCGACGCATCGATGGGCCCGCGCCGCCGCGCTTGCTCTTCTCTTTCTCGCGCCGGGGATCGCGCCTGCGGGCGATCAGCTCGGAACGCGGGCGTTCCCCTTTCTTCGGATCGGCGTGGACGCGCGGGCGACCGGCATGGGGGACGCCTACTCGGCGGTCGCCGACGGAGCCGAGGCGGCGGAGTGGAATCCCGCCGGGCTCGCGGTCCCCAACCATCCGACGCTCACGTCCGGCTACCTCAAGTACCTCTCCGACATGCACGCCGGCTCGCTTTCGTTCGCGCAGCCGGTCGGAAGGCGTTTCACTTGGGGTCTCTCGGTCCGCTTCTTCACGGTGGGCGGGATCCCTCGAACGACGGTCGAGAACCCGACCGGCGAGGGCCTCGGCGAGTTCTCCTCCACCGACCTCTGCTTCAAGGCGGCCTTCGCGCTCCGCGTGACGTCGAGGATCGCGCTCGGCATGACCGGCGGGGTCGTGACCGGAACGATCGACGAGGCGACCGCGTACGGGTTCACGTCGGACTATGGCCTGCTCATCCGAGACCTGATCGGGAGGATGCGCGTCGCGGCGGCGGTGAGGAACGCGGGAACGATGAGCGCGGCCTACGTCGGCGAGGTCGATCCTCTCCCCACGGAGATCGTGTTCGGTCTCGCGCATCCCTTCATCGACCGGAAGCTTCTTCTCGCGGGGGAGTCTGCTTGGTCGGTCGATCGCGGGACCGAGTGGCACGTCGGCGCCGAATGGGAGCCGGTGACCGACTTCTTCGTCCGCTCCGGATACCGGACGGAGGGGAGCGATCTTCGCGACGGCGAGCGGGCGTCCGATCTCGCCGGGCTTGCGTTCGGCGTCGGCTTCGGCCGTGTGCGCGAGTACCGCATCGACTACGCCTACGCGTCGATGGGGGACCTCGGCAACACGCACCGTTTCACGTTCGCCTGGATCTTCCGTTAAGCCGAAAGTATCCGTGCGCTCGCGAGCGAGGGCGGGCGGCGACTCGTTCCATAGAAGACCGAGATCCACGGCGGCCGAGAGCGATCTCGTTCCGCGTGGAAGGAGACCCGTGCGCGTTCTCGTGGTCGGTAGCGGCGGCAGGGAGCACGCGCTGATCGACGCGCTCTCCCGTTCGACGGGCGTCACTGACCTTCTCGCCTATCCGGGGCGGGAGGGGTTTTCGCCCCTCGCGCGGCCGGCGTGCGGGGCCGGCCTCTCGCCCGAGGAGATCCTCTCGATCGCGGAGCGCGAGAAGATCGATCTCACGCTCGTGGGACCCGAGGGGCCGCTCGTGGCGGGGGCGGGAGATCTCTTCGCGAGGGCCGGGCGCGGCTTCTTCGGTCCTTCGAGCGGCGCGGCGCGACTCGAGGGGAGCAAGGTCTTCGCGAAGCGCGTGCTTGAGGAGAGCGGCGCACCGACCGCGCGCTCCATGCTCGTCCGCTCTCTCGCCGAGGCGGAGCGCGCCCTCGCGGCGATCGGTCTTCCGGTCGCGGTGAAGGCGGACGGTCTCGCCGCCGGAAAGGGGGTCGTCCTCGCGGCGACCGAAGAGGAAGCCCTCGAAACCGCCCGCCGCTTTCTCGAGGAGAAGGCGCTCGGAAGGGCCGGGGAAACGCTTCTCTTCGAGGAGTTCCTCCGCGGGGAGGAGCTCTCGGTTCTCGCGCTCGTCGAGGGGGAGGCGTTCGCGCTCTTCCCCGCCTCGCGCGACTACAAGAGGATCGGGGACGGCGGGACGGGCGCGAACACCGGGGGGATGGGCGCGATCTCCCCGGTTCCGGGCGTGGACACGGTCCTTCTTCGGACGATCGAGGACGATGTCTTTCGTCCTGTTCTTCGCGCGATGGCGCGCGCGGGGAGTCCGTACCGCGGGATTTTGTACGCGGGTATCATGTTGACGCATGAAGGACCGAAAGTGCTCGAGTTCAACTGCCGTTTCGGCGACCCGGAAACACAGGCGGTTCTTCCGCTCGTGAAGGAGGATCTCCTCCCTCGCCTCGACGCCGCGGCGCGAGGGGCTTGGATCGAGGGTCCGATCGCGGTTTCCGAGGGGGCGGCGGCGTGCGTGGTCCTCGCGGCTCCCGGGTACCCGGACCGCCCGATCACGGGAGGGCGCATCGAGGGGTTGGAGGAGCCGCCTCTTCCCGGCACCCGGCGCTACCACGCCGGGACGGCCCGGAAGGACGGCGCATGGATCACCGCGGGGGGGAGGGTGCTCAACATCGTGGCGCGAGGGGCGAACCTGGACGAAGCGCTCGCGCTCGCCTATCGCGAGGCGGATCGGATCCGCTTCGAGGGGAAACAATGGAGAAGGGACATCGGAAAGCCGGGCGTGCAGGGATAGGGAAGGCGAAGCCCGCGGTCGGCGTGATTCTTGGGAGCGCCTCGGACCGATCGATCGGCGAGGCGGCGGCGGAAATGCTCGACCGGCTCGGGATACCTCACGAGATCGTCGTCGCTTCCGCGCACCGGAATCCTGATGAGGTGCGGCGCTGGGCGCGAAGCGCGGAGAAGCGCGGGATCCGGGTCGTGATCGCGGCGGCGGGGCTCGCGGCGGCTCTTCCGGGCGTGGTCGCGAGCCACACGACGCTTCCGGTCATCGGCGTGCCGGTCGCTGCGGGGCCGCTTCGCGGCATGGACGCGCTCCTCTCGATGGTCCAGCTCCCTTCCGGAGTTCCGGTGGGGACGGTCGCGCTCGGCGAGACCGGCGGAAAGAACGGGGCGCTCCTCGCGGCGCGGATTCTGGCTCTTCACGATCCGGGTCTCCGCGGACGATTGCTTCGCATGCGAACCTCTTCGATGAAGAGCGGC carries:
- a CDS encoding PorV/PorQ family protein encodes the protein MSTHRWARAAALALLFLAPGIAPAGDQLGTRAFPFLRIGVDARATGMGDAYSAVADGAEAAEWNPAGLAVPNHPTLTSGYLKYLSDMHAGSLSFAQPVGRRFTWGLSVRFFTVGGIPRTTVENPTGEGLGEFSSTDLCFKAAFALRVTSRIALGMTGGVVTGTIDEATAYGFTSDYGLLIRDLIGRMRVAAAVRNAGTMSAAYVGEVDPLPTEIVFGLAHPFIDRKLLLAGESAWSVDRGTEWHVGAEWEPVTDFFVRSGYRTEGSDLRDGERASDLAGLAFGVGFGRVREYRIDYAYASMGDLGNTHRFTFAWIFR
- the purD gene encoding phosphoribosylamine--glycine ligase: MRVLVVGSGGREHALIDALSRSTGVTDLLAYPGREGFSPLARPACGAGLSPEEILSIAEREKIDLTLVGPEGPLVAGAGDLFARAGRGFFGPSSGAARLEGSKVFAKRVLEESGAPTARSMLVRSLAEAERALAAIGLPVAVKADGLAAGKGVVLAATEEEALETARRFLEEKALGRAGETLLFEEFLRGEELSVLALVEGEAFALFPASRDYKRIGDGGTGANTGGMGAISPVPGVDTVLLRTIEDDVFRPVLRAMARAGSPYRGILYAGIMLTHEGPKVLEFNCRFGDPETQAVLPLVKEDLLPRLDAAARGAWIEGPIAVSEGAAACVVLAAPGYPDRPITGGRIEGLEEPPLPGTRRYHAGTARKDGAWITAGGRVLNIVARGANLDEALALAYREADRIRFEGKQWRRDIGKPGVQG
- the purE gene encoding 5-(carboxyamino)imidazole ribonucleotide mutase; its protein translation is MEKGHRKAGRAGIGKAKPAVGVILGSASDRSIGEAAAEMLDRLGIPHEIVVASAHRNPDEVRRWARSAEKRGIRVVIAAAGLAAALPGVVASHTTLPVIGVPVAAGPLRGMDALLSMVQLPSGVPVGTVALGETGGKNGALLAARILALHDPGLRGRLLRMRTSSMKSGAKERTQ